One Halobacterium wangiae genomic window, CTCGTTCGGCTACTTCCCGACGTACTCGCTGGGCAGCGTGCTCGCCGCCCAGATCTACGACGCCCTCGAAGCCGACGTCGGCGACGTCGAGGCGAAGGTCCGTGAGGGTGACTTCGACGTCATCGCGGAGTGGCTCGAGGAGCACGTCCACCGCCACGGCGCCCGCTACACCACGCCCGAACTCGTCGAGGAGGCGACTGGCGAGGCGTACAACGCCGACCACTTCGTCGACTACGTCACCGAGAAGTACACGGAACTGTACGACCTGTAACTCGACCTCGTAGTAGCTCTCTCACGCGCTTCCTTCTCGTCTGACGACGCCTGAAAGCCCTCGGCTGGGTACGCTCCCGCCGCTCGCTGCGCCCTTCGCTCGCGGTGCTCGCTTCGGTACTTGCGTCGCGGGGGTTCGCGTACCCAGCCTCGCCCTTTCAATCCGTCAGGAGGCTGACTGTGTCACCGGCCGCGTCACTTCCTCGCACGGTCACCGAAAACTTATGCCCGACTCGGCGGCGAGTGCTCGTATGCCTGGACCAGTCTTCCTCTCCGGCGACGAGGTAACTCTCCGACCGCCCGAGCGCGAAGACCTCGACGCGATTCACGAGTGGATGAACGACCCGCGCGTCTGGCGGCCGGCGCTCGACTCGAAGCCGATGAACGCAGAACTCGGCGAGGAGTTCTTCAAGAACGTGCTCACCACCGAGGACGGCGTGCAACTGCTCGCGTGCGTGGACGAGGACCCCATCGGCCACGTCTCGCTGACGGGCACTCAGTACGGCCCGACGGCGACCGACCGCGCTCGCGGCAGGGAACTGGCCTACCACCTCGACCCCGAGTTCCACGGTCGGGGATACGGGACGGACGCGACGAGCACCCTGCTCCAGTACGCCTTCGAGGACCTGAACCTCCGGCGCGTCGAGGCGAACGTCGGCGCGTTCAACGACGCCTCCATCGCCCTCCTCGAATCGCTGGGCTTCGAGCGCGAGGGCGCCCGGCGCGAGGCCGCGTACTACCGCGGCGACTACTACGACATGCTCACGTACGGCCTGCTCCGCGAGGAGTGGGACGGTAGCGACTGACCGCCCACCTGAGAACCACCGGTGTCGGACGTCTTTTCCTGCTGCCGGACCCACACGTGAGTATGCGCGCAGCCATCTACCAGGGGCCGGGCGAGATAACCGTCGAGGAGGTACCGAAACCGGAGGTCGAGGCGCCGACGGACGCCGTCGTGCGCGTCACGCACACCGCCGTCTGTGGCTCCGACCTCTGGTTCTACCGCGGGGACAGCGACCGCGAAGCCGGGTCGCCGGTCGGGCACGAACCGATGGGCATCGTCGAGGACGTCGGCGACGACGTCACCTCCGTCGAACCCGGCGACCGCGTGCTCGCGCCGTTCGCCATCAGCTGCGGGGAGTGCGAGTTCTGCCGGAAGGGCCTGTACACCTCCTGCGTGGAGGACGAGTCCTGGGGCGGGGACAACGGCGGCGCGCAGGGCGAGTACGTGCGCTGTCCGTTCGCCGACGGCACGCTCGTCCGGGTGCCCGACCGGCACGCCGACGACGAGGACACGCTCGAGGCGCTCCTGCCGCTGACGGACGTGATGGCGACCGGCCACCACGCCGCCGTGAGCGCGGGCGTCAGCGAGGGTGACACCGCGGTCGTCGTTGGCGACGGAGCGGTAGGGCTCTGTGGCGTGCTCGCCGCCCAGCGCCTCGGCGCGGAGCGCGTCGTCGCGATGGGTCACCACGAGGACCGCCTCGAACTCGCCGAGGAGTTCGGCGCGACGGAGACCGTCGCCGCCCGGGGCGACGAGGCTGTCGAGCGAGCGCTGGAACTCACGTACGGCGGTGCGAACCACGTGATGGAGTGCGTCGGCGCGGCCACCGCGATGGACACCGCCATCTCCGTCGCGCGGCCAGGCGGCACCGTCGGCTACGTCGGCGTCCCCCACGGCGTCCAGGCGGGCGGCGGACTCGACGTGTTCTCGCTGTTCACCGACAACATCGCGCTGAACGGCGGCGTCGCTCCCGTTCGGGCGTACGTCGAGGACCTGCTGGCCGACGTGCTCCAGGGCACACTCGACCCCTCGCCCATCTTCACGAAGACGGTGGACCTCGAGGGCGTCCCGGAGGGCTACCGCGCGATGGACGAACGCGACGCCATCAAGGTCATGGTGAAGCTCTGAGCGGTCGGTCGGTGCCGCGCAGTCCCAGTTTTCCGGTGGGCGAGCTTTGACGTACTGACAGGACACAGTGGGGGCGTATGGCGACAGAACCCCCCGAGGCGTCCGAAACGGACGCCTACGAGGCCCTCGAAGAGCGGACGAAACGACTCTCCTACCTCGGCGACGCTCGCGGCGTCCTCGCGTGGGACCAGCGCGTGATGATGCCGGAGGGTGGCGCGCCCGCCCGCGGCAAACAGCTGTCGGCGCTGTCGACGGTGAGCCACGACCTGCTCACGGACGACGAGGTCGGCGAGTGGCTGGACGAACTCTACGGCCGCGACCTCGACGCCGACCAGCAGGTGCTCGTCCGGGAACTGCGCCGGCGCTACGATCGCTCGGACCGCGTGCCCAGCGACCTCGTCGCTGAGTTGACCGAGACGCAGTCCGACGCCCAGCAGGTGTGGGAGGACGCGAAGGCCGACGCCGACTTCTCGCAGTTCGCGCCGACGCTCGACGACCTCCGCGAACTCCACGTCGAGCGCGCCCGCCACATCGACGACACCGCCGACCCCTACGCGGTCATGTTCGAGGACGGCGAACCGTACCTCCCCCTGGAGCGCGTCGAGGAGATCTTCGACACGCTCCGCGCGGAACTCGTCCCGCTCATCGCGGGCATCAAAGATAGCGACGCCGAGTTCACGTCCCCCTTCGCAGGTGACTACGACGACGACACCCAGATGGAACTCTGCCGCGAGATCGTCGACCGACTGGGCTACGACTGGGACCGGGGCCGCCTCGACACGGCGCCCCACCCGTTCATGGTCGGCCCGCAGTTCGACGCCCGCATCACGACCCGGTTCAAGTCCGACGACCCCGTGGACGCGATGCTCTCGACCATCCACGAGTTCGGCCACGCGAGCTACCAGCACGGCCTCCGCGACGACGCCTACGGCCTGCCGCTCGGGCAGTCCCGCTCCTCGGGCGTCCACGAGTCCCAGTCGCGGTTCTGGGAGAACCACGTCGGGCGCACGGAGGCGTTCTGGGAGTACGCCGCGCCGTTCGTCAACGAGCACCTCGGGACGGACGCCGCCCCCCGGGAGGCCTACGAGGCGGTCAACCGCATCTACCCGGACAACTGCATCCGGGTGGAGGCGGACGAACTCACCTACCACATGCACATCATCCTCCGGTCGGACGTCGAGAAGGCATTCGTCGGCGGCGACCTGGCTGTCGAGGACGTCCCCGAGCGGTGGAACGACCTGATGGAGGAGTACCTGGGTGTCCGCCCCGCGGACGACGCGGCGGGCTGCCTGCAGGACATCCACTGGACTGGTGGCTTCGCGTCGTTCCAGAACTACACGGTCGGCAGCGTGCT contains:
- a CDS encoding GNAT family N-acetyltransferase, whose amino-acid sequence is MPGPVFLSGDEVTLRPPEREDLDAIHEWMNDPRVWRPALDSKPMNAELGEEFFKNVLTTEDGVQLLACVDEDPIGHVSLTGTQYGPTATDRARGRELAYHLDPEFHGRGYGTDATSTLLQYAFEDLNLRRVEANVGAFNDASIALLESLGFEREGARREAAYYRGDYYDMLTYGLLREEWDGSD
- a CDS encoding zinc-dependent alcohol dehydrogenase family protein translates to MRAAIYQGPGEITVEEVPKPEVEAPTDAVVRVTHTAVCGSDLWFYRGDSDREAGSPVGHEPMGIVEDVGDDVTSVEPGDRVLAPFAISCGECEFCRKGLYTSCVEDESWGGDNGGAQGEYVRCPFADGTLVRVPDRHADDEDTLEALLPLTDVMATGHHAAVSAGVSEGDTAVVVGDGAVGLCGVLAAQRLGAERVVAMGHHEDRLELAEEFGATETVAARGDEAVERALELTYGGANHVMECVGAATAMDTAISVARPGGTVGYVGVPHGVQAGGGLDVFSLFTDNIALNGGVAPVRAYVEDLLADVLQGTLDPSPIFTKTVDLEGVPEGYRAMDERDAIKVMVKL
- a CDS encoding carboxypeptidase M32, yielding MATEPPEASETDAYEALEERTKRLSYLGDARGVLAWDQRVMMPEGGAPARGKQLSALSTVSHDLLTDDEVGEWLDELYGRDLDADQQVLVRELRRRYDRSDRVPSDLVAELTETQSDAQQVWEDAKADADFSQFAPTLDDLRELHVERARHIDDTADPYAVMFEDGEPYLPLERVEEIFDTLRAELVPLIAGIKDSDAEFTSPFAGDYDDDTQMELCREIVDRLGYDWDRGRLDTAPHPFMVGPQFDARITTRFKSDDPVDAMLSTIHEFGHASYQHGLRDDAYGLPLGQSRSSGVHESQSRFWENHVGRTEAFWEYAAPFVNEHLGTDAAPREAYEAVNRIYPDNCIRVEADELTYHMHIILRSDVEKAFVGGDLAVEDVPERWNDLMEEYLGVRPADDAAGCLQDIHWTGGFASFQNYTVGSVLAAQLDATMREDLDVDGLVCEGEFAPIREWLTEHVHSHGQRYTTDELIEVATGEPLTADYFVDYAREKFGDIYDL